The following proteins are co-located in the Marinomonas profundi genome:
- a CDS encoding HD domain-containing phosphohydrolase: protein MVSQNQRISKRFSIKILVANMFLMAIVITAGIAISLHYNASKKMAVNHMLSSMSLLSDHMKDSVYTLENDARQTVELLAELINSDLSGASIERKSSLLAQFLIKRPELYSLYLGDKQEDFFQIINLDSAKDTRQQMNAREDDRWAVIDISGQGEKRLRHSYYYSATFRLNHQHAESSNFFPTERPWFAASMKNNLYKTVPYFFQHLQIPGQTYAQRIRNTEQVIGLDILLSSLSDQLSLSSSKRINGQEQTILMNQEGKIIASNMILYDSDRSTLLPSVEGYFGIPPKKLIDIANNPNAQQPVLIEQENAHRDYVFIAAIGNDILNQQYLAMILPEDALFQQATKEALHSALLSALVMTILLPIIWLFSAPIVRPIRQLQRETEKIKQRQFDDVSFTDSHIKEIWQLSNAFVTMSQDIKQHEVIQKEFMEALIRLIATAIDDKSAHTGGHCYRVPELGLMLSDALEKAQTGPYKDFQFANDNERLEFRIAAWLHDCGKITMPEHIIDKGSKLECLYNRIHEIRTRFEVLWRDAEIDYLHAIHTQQQDPATALATWQKRQTTLQEQFAFIAKANLGSEFMSEEDQQKVRDIGAQKWTRHFNNRLGLSPAEETMRIQQAQAGHLTNEETAPQGVTESLLSDKAEHIIPRFKEMTFNPSLGIKMDIPKHQYNQGEIYNLTIQKGTLTKEDRFKINEHIISTITMLESLPFPPELKRVPHYASTHHERMDGQGYPRKLNAEQLSIPDRVLMIADVFEALTASDRPYKTAKPVSVAIDIMYGMCQEGHLDLPLFRFFLESGIYLQYAEKFLPKSQIDEVNIKRYLTD from the coding sequence ATGGTGAGCCAAAACCAACGAATATCCAAGCGCTTCTCAATCAAAATCCTTGTTGCCAATATGTTCCTGATGGCAATTGTGATTACCGCGGGCATTGCCATTTCGCTGCACTACAACGCCAGTAAAAAAATGGCAGTCAACCATATGCTATCCAGCATGAGCCTACTGTCTGATCATATGAAAGACAGTGTTTACACCCTAGAAAACGATGCAAGACAAACCGTCGAGCTACTAGCAGAACTCATCAATAGCGATTTATCAGGCGCCAGTATTGAACGCAAAAGCAGCTTACTGGCTCAATTCCTCATAAAACGCCCTGAACTCTACAGCCTTTATCTTGGCGACAAACAGGAAGACTTTTTTCAGATCATCAACCTAGATTCCGCAAAAGACACAAGACAGCAAATGAATGCGCGAGAGGATGACCGTTGGGCCGTCATCGACATTTCAGGCCAAGGAGAAAAACGCTTACGGCACAGCTATTATTATTCCGCCACCTTTCGTCTGAATCACCAACACGCTGAAAGCAGTAATTTCTTTCCTACCGAGCGGCCATGGTTTGCAGCATCAATGAAAAATAACCTTTATAAAACCGTGCCTTATTTTTTTCAGCACTTACAAATACCAGGACAAACCTACGCTCAACGCATCCGCAACACAGAGCAGGTAATTGGTTTAGATATACTGCTATCCTCCCTATCTGATCAACTTTCTTTGTCTTCATCAAAACGCATAAACGGCCAAGAGCAGACTATTTTGATGAATCAAGAGGGTAAAATCATTGCTTCAAACATGATTCTCTATGACTCAGACCGCTCGACACTTCTTCCATCGGTAGAAGGTTATTTTGGCATACCGCCAAAAAAATTAATCGACATTGCCAATAACCCAAACGCACAACAACCCGTATTGATCGAACAAGAAAACGCTCACCGAGACTATGTTTTTATCGCCGCCATCGGCAATGACATACTGAATCAGCAATATCTCGCCATGATTCTGCCAGAAGACGCACTGTTTCAACAGGCAACCAAAGAAGCCCTTCATTCTGCCTTACTAAGCGCGTTAGTCATGACCATTTTATTGCCGATCATCTGGCTTTTCAGCGCACCCATCGTACGCCCCATTCGACAATTACAGCGAGAAACAGAAAAAATAAAACAACGCCAATTTGACGATGTTTCATTCACTGATTCTCACATCAAAGAGATCTGGCAACTCTCCAACGCCTTTGTCACCATGTCACAAGACATTAAACAGCACGAAGTCATCCAGAAAGAATTCATGGAGGCACTGATCCGCCTTATCGCCACCGCCATAGATGACAAATCAGCCCATACCGGCGGCCATTGCTACCGCGTGCCAGAGCTCGGATTAATGCTGTCCGATGCCTTAGAAAAAGCCCAAACAGGGCCTTATAAAGACTTCCAATTCGCCAATGACAATGAACGACTCGAGTTTCGCATTGCGGCTTGGCTGCACGATTGCGGCAAAATCACCATGCCGGAGCACATCATAGACAAAGGCTCCAAACTCGAATGCCTCTATAATCGGATTCATGAAATCCGTACTCGCTTTGAAGTCTTATGGCGCGATGCCGAAATTGATTACTTACATGCAATACACACACAACAGCAAGACCCCGCCACCGCCTTAGCCACATGGCAAAAACGCCAAACCACCTTACAAGAACAATTTGCTTTTATCGCCAAAGCCAACCTTGGCAGCGAATTCATGAGTGAAGAAGACCAACAAAAAGTCAGAGACATTGGCGCCCAAAAATGGACACGACACTTTAACAATCGTTTAGGCTTATCGCCCGCAGAAGAAACAATGCGCATCCAACAAGCCCAAGCGGGCCATCTAACCAACGAAGAAACCGCACCGCAAGGCGTCACAGAAAGCCTATTATCAGACAAAGCCGAGCACATCATTCCGCGTTTCAAAGAAATGACATTTAATCCATCTTTAGGCATCAAAATGGACATACCAAAACACCAATATAACCAAGGTGAAATCTACAACCTCACCATACAAAAAGGCACACTGACCAAAGAAGACAGATTTAAAATCAACGAACACATCATCAGCACCATCACCATGCTCGAAAGCCTGCCCTTTCCACCCGAGCTAAAACGGGTACCACATTACGCCTCAACCCATCATGAAAGAATGGACGGACAAGGCTACCCACGCAAACTCAATGCCGAACAACTTAGCATTCCCGACAGAGTACTGATGATCGCCGATGTATTCGAAGCCCTCACCGCCTCCGATCGCCCCTACAAAACAGCCAAACCCGTCAGCGTCGCTATCGACATCATGTACGGCATGTGCCAAGAAGGACACCTTGACCTACCACTGTTCCGTTTCTTTCTAGAAAGCGGTATCTACTTACAATACGCCGAAAAATTTCTACCCAAAAGCCAAATTGATGAAGTGAATATCAAACGCTATTTGACAGATTAA
- a CDS encoding L-cystine transporter, with protein sequence MLYPILNLAVFALLIALLFKLQKAKKTLSTQVFAGLGLGVAFGAALQFIYGVGSAEANETLEYVNIVGYGYVSLLKMIIMPLILVSIIGAIVKVKDTGSLGKMSGSIIGILLATTAVSALIGVFVSNLFGLSAEGIVQGAREMARGAALETSLDGLASVSFADMITSFFPGNPFADLAGSRPTSTIAVVIFAAFVGIAGVTVARKEPELGASFERFVDVAQSLVRTLVRMVLSLTPYGILALMTKVVAGSNVSDILTLLNFVVASYVGLALILVMHLCLLAFNGISPLRYFKKVLPVLLFAFTSRSSAGTIPLNIDAQVKRLGNGEGESNFSASFGATMGQNGCAGLYPAMLAVMIAPTVGINPLDPSFIISLIAIVTISSFGIAGIGGGATFAALIVLSALDMPVALAGLLISIEPLIDMGRTAVNVNGSMTAGSITSKWLGHSDAAVFARDEEQELELKNS encoded by the coding sequence ATGTTGTATCCCATTCTTAACTTAGCGGTTTTCGCTTTGTTAATTGCTTTGTTGTTCAAGCTGCAAAAAGCGAAAAAGACATTGTCCACTCAGGTGTTTGCCGGTTTGGGCTTAGGTGTGGCGTTTGGTGCGGCGTTGCAGTTTATCTACGGTGTTGGCAGTGCGGAAGCCAATGAGACGTTAGAGTACGTCAATATTGTTGGCTATGGTTATGTCAGCTTGCTGAAGATGATCATTATGCCGTTGATTTTGGTGTCGATTATTGGCGCCATTGTGAAAGTAAAAGACACGGGTTCTTTGGGTAAGATGTCGGGTTCTATCATTGGTATTTTGCTGGCAACGACGGCGGTGTCTGCCTTGATCGGTGTGTTTGTGAGTAATTTATTTGGTTTGTCTGCGGAAGGTATTGTACAGGGCGCTCGTGAAATGGCCCGTGGAGCCGCATTGGAGACGAGTTTAGATGGATTGGCCAGTGTGTCTTTTGCTGACATGATTACCTCTTTCTTCCCCGGTAACCCTTTTGCTGATTTAGCCGGCAGCCGTCCGACGTCGACCATTGCCGTGGTGATTTTTGCGGCTTTTGTGGGGATAGCGGGTGTTACCGTTGCTCGTAAAGAGCCGGAATTGGGTGCTAGCTTTGAGCGTTTTGTGGATGTGGCTCAATCGCTTGTTAGAACCTTGGTTCGCATGGTGCTCAGTTTGACGCCTTACGGTATTTTGGCGCTGATGACCAAGGTCGTGGCAGGATCGAATGTGTCTGATATTTTGACCTTGCTGAACTTTGTTGTGGCGTCTTATGTGGGTTTGGCGCTGATTTTGGTGATGCATTTGTGTTTGCTGGCGTTTAACGGTATTTCACCGCTGCGCTATTTTAAGAAAGTGTTGCCTGTCTTGTTGTTCGCTTTTACGTCCCGTTCAAGCGCTGGCACGATTCCGCTGAATATTGATGCTCAGGTAAAACGCCTTGGTAATGGCGAAGGTGAGTCGAATTTCTCGGCGTCGTTTGGTGCCACCATGGGCCAGAATGGCTGCGCCGGTTTGTATCCGGCGATGCTCGCGGTGATGATTGCCCCAACGGTGGGAATTAACCCGCTGGATCCAAGCTTCATTATTTCACTGATTGCGATTGTTACCATTAGTTCATTTGGTATTGCAGGTATTGGTGGTGGGGCGACCTTTGCGGCCTTGATCGTATTGTCAGCCTTAGACATGCCGGTTGCCTTAGCGGGTTTGTTAATTTCGATCGAGCCTTTGATCGATATGGGTCGTACCGCGGTGAACGTGAATGGTTCGATGACGGCGGGCAGTATTACGTCTAAGTGGTTAGGCCATTCTGATGCGGCTGTGTTTGCTCGTGATGAAGAACAAGAGCTAGAACTAAAGAACAGTTAG
- a CDS encoding DEAD/DEAH box helicase, which yields MSFNKLGLSAPILKAIEDQGYTEPSAIQAQAIPAILDGQDVMAAAQTGTGKTAGFTLPLLEILSKGEHAQSNQVRALVLTPTRELAAQVAESVKNYGQHLGLKSTVVFGGVKINPQMMALRRGADILIATPGRMMDLYNQKAVRFDKLEILVLDEADRMLDMGFIHDIKKILAILPKKRQNLLFSATFSPEIRQLAKGLVNNPIEISVTPRNATAVSVEQWLHPVDKKRKTELLIQLIADGRWDQALVFSRTKHGANKITKQLEDAGIRASAIHGNKSQGARTRALSDFKEGRIRILVATDIAARGLDIEQLPHVVNFDLPDVAEDYVHRIGRTGRAGATGKAISLVAADELDQLRAIERLTQKLIERRYEDDFMPTHMLPDTTLDTRPIKPNRPKSPKAPRDQHGGARQGNGAKQGSNPAKQGNAPKSGNRRPTDRTKTPQAEMTPGQGLRSKPLAPARRNRKPSNNS from the coding sequence ATGAGTTTCAACAAACTTGGGCTTTCTGCCCCCATCCTAAAAGCCATTGAAGATCAAGGCTATACTGAGCCATCTGCAATACAAGCTCAGGCCATACCCGCTATTCTTGATGGCCAAGATGTGATGGCCGCAGCCCAAACGGGCACAGGCAAAACCGCTGGTTTTACCTTACCCTTACTTGAAATTCTTAGTAAAGGCGAACACGCGCAAAGTAATCAAGTGCGTGCCTTAGTACTCACACCAACGCGTGAATTGGCCGCTCAAGTAGCAGAAAGCGTCAAAAACTACGGACAACATTTAGGCCTAAAATCGACCGTGGTGTTTGGCGGTGTAAAAATCAACCCACAAATGATGGCGCTACGCCGTGGTGCCGACATTTTGATCGCCACCCCAGGTCGTATGATGGATTTATACAACCAAAAAGCCGTACGTTTCGATAAGCTCGAAATTCTCGTACTCGACGAAGCCGACCGTATGTTGGACATGGGCTTTATCCATGACATCAAAAAAATCTTAGCAATCCTACCGAAAAAGCGTCAGAACCTATTGTTCTCTGCGACTTTTTCTCCAGAAATTCGCCAGTTAGCCAAAGGTTTAGTCAACAACCCAATCGAGATTTCCGTTACACCACGTAATGCAACAGCGGTGTCTGTTGAACAGTGGCTACATCCTGTCGACAAGAAACGCAAAACTGAGTTGTTAATTCAACTTATCGCTGACGGCCGTTGGGATCAGGCCTTGGTCTTTTCTCGCACCAAACACGGTGCCAACAAGATCACCAAACAATTAGAAGACGCAGGCATTCGTGCCAGCGCCATTCACGGCAATAAAAGCCAAGGCGCACGTACTCGCGCCCTATCAGACTTTAAAGAAGGCCGCATTCGCATTCTAGTCGCCACCGACATTGCCGCACGCGGATTGGACATTGAACAGCTGCCTCACGTAGTCAACTTTGACCTACCCGATGTGGCAGAAGATTACGTGCACCGTATTGGCCGTACGGGCCGCGCGGGCGCAACAGGTAAAGCCATTTCCTTGGTTGCCGCTGACGAACTAGATCAATTACGCGCGATTGAACGCCTGACTCAAAAGCTCATTGAGCGTCGCTACGAAGATGACTTCATGCCAACACACATGTTGCCAGATACCACACTCGATACGCGCCCCATTAAACCTAACCGCCCCAAAAGCCCAAAAGCCCCACGTGATCAGCACGGTGGCGCAAGACAGGGCAATGGCGCGAAACAAGGCAGCAATCCAGCAAAACAAGGCAATGCGCCTAAATCTGGCAACCGTCGTCCAACCGACAGAACAAAAACACCACAGGCCGAAATGACACCGGGCCAAGGTCTGCGTAGCAAGCCACTTGCACCGGCTCGCCGTAACCGCAAGCCCAGCAATAATAGCTAA
- a CDS encoding transglutaminase family protein, with protein sequence MRYRVRHITEYTYGAPVSLCYNMAHLLPRDTRNQRCLHQKIQINPPPVYQNDGEDYFGNQTFYFSIQEAHKKLVIDVTTDFEIAPLNVLEWQTQSSLTCGELRALLKAPNTPELRMAKEYLLDSPQIHHSENLKAYAQSTFCDDKPLLQAAMAFTHKIFSEFKFDPSTTTVATPLEQVLKQRSGVCQDFAHLAIGCLRSVGIPARYMSGYLETLPPPGQEKLVGADASHAWFAVFTPDFGWVEFDPTNDLMPNEQHIVTAWGRDYSDVTPLQGVIFEGGGSQQLAVSVDVRRV encoded by the coding sequence ATGAGATATCGCGTTCGCCATATCACAGAATACACCTACGGCGCTCCGGTCAGCTTGTGTTACAACATGGCACATTTACTGCCACGAGATACCCGTAATCAACGCTGCCTTCATCAGAAAATACAAATCAACCCACCGCCAGTTTACCAAAACGACGGTGAGGACTATTTTGGCAACCAAACCTTCTATTTTTCCATTCAAGAAGCCCACAAAAAGCTGGTGATTGATGTCACCACGGATTTTGAAATAGCGCCCTTAAACGTACTTGAATGGCAAACACAAAGCTCTCTTACCTGCGGCGAGTTACGTGCATTATTAAAAGCGCCAAACACCCCTGAGCTACGCATGGCAAAGGAGTATTTATTGGATTCGCCACAAATCCATCATTCAGAAAACTTAAAAGCCTACGCCCAAAGCACCTTTTGCGATGACAAGCCTCTATTGCAAGCCGCCATGGCGTTTACCCACAAAATTTTCAGCGAATTTAAATTCGACCCAAGCACCACAACCGTGGCCACGCCACTTGAACAAGTGCTCAAACAACGCAGCGGCGTGTGTCAGGATTTCGCCCATTTGGCGATTGGCTGCTTGCGCTCAGTGGGCATCCCAGCGCGGTACATGAGCGGCTACCTAGAAACCTTACCGCCACCGGGACAAGAAAAACTGGTCGGCGCCGATGCTTCCCATGCATGGTTTGCGGTATTTACGCCAGATTTTGGCTGGGTAGAATTCGATCCCACCAATGACTTAATGCCCAACGAGCAACATATTGTTACCGCATGGGGCAGAGATTATTCCGATGTCACCCCATTACAAGGCGTCATATTTGAAGGCGGCGGCTCCCAACAACTAGCCGTCTCGGTGGATGTCAGAAGAGTTTGA
- a CDS encoding circularly permuted type 2 ATP-grasp protein has translation MQLQTGTFLTSVIDEKPTLSAAYNTPINAYDEAFTEDRQPRAHWESIMRSMGSLTNEEMLDRQRRAQRILREDGATYNLTSDPLTPSVWSLDLIPNIIQTDEWQVIEQGLAQRSTLLDLMLKDLYGPQELLKNGIIPAEIIFSHPGFLRQCHGVTVPGAHQLLFHAVDLVRDPSGHFQVIGDRTQAPNGAGYALENRTVVSRVIPNSFRDSQVRRLAGFFLSFKNMLSSLASQWTDTPRIVVLSPGALSSTYFEQAYLANYLGFSLVQGSDLTVRNGAVWMKSLNGLARVDVILRRVDDAYCDQAELRADSFLGVPGLLEVVRAGNVVLANPLGSGILETPALIKFLPAVSEFLMGEQLALPSVATWWCGDSDDLQYVLANLNNLIIKPAIRHHNSIYGHTLTEKQKLSTLEKIKKQPHLYAAQSYVPGSMSPIWLEGKMQARPSILRAFTVSNPTGYTVMPGGLSRTGESAQETIVSNISNSKSKDTWVLAAEPEEHTTFIEQALLHDEALQANLPSRVIENLFWMGRYAERAEISMRLLRTIFKQMNGVDLLPEESLRTLLEMASTQTGCLPGFMKADDDMLANPEAELVAIITDGTRAGSVKANLQAMLSCGEQVKEMLSADTRIIINELRDHIHELDRAYTNGLPSAPEESLDSLVTSLLALSGLNHESMLRGLDWTFQEIGRRTERALQTAKLLRSALTKPLSSGPQQQILESVLLSVEALISFRRRYRNRARVAYGLDLLMIDGTNPRSLLYQVDQLRKYIQELPRNEAPTAGLSPEHKIIIKSLNDIQLADLEELAKVDTETQRRVKLEQLMTDLLAQLEQFTVLISDKYFDHTAGPQSLTDAIKGTHL, from the coding sequence ATGCAACTTCAAACAGGTACTTTTTTAACGTCGGTAATCGATGAAAAACCGACGTTATCTGCCGCCTACAATACACCGATAAATGCTTATGATGAGGCCTTCACGGAAGATCGCCAACCGCGCGCCCACTGGGAATCGATTATGCGCAGCATGGGCAGTCTAACCAATGAGGAAATGCTCGACCGGCAACGCCGTGCCCAGCGCATCCTACGTGAAGACGGCGCGACCTATAATTTAACCAGCGACCCACTCACGCCCAGTGTCTGGTCGCTGGACCTTATTCCTAATATTATTCAGACTGACGAATGGCAGGTTATCGAACAAGGTCTAGCCCAACGTTCGACCTTGCTTGATCTCATGCTAAAAGATCTTTATGGCCCACAAGAGCTGCTTAAAAACGGCATTATTCCTGCTGAAATCATCTTTAGTCACCCAGGTTTTCTACGCCAATGCCACGGCGTTACCGTGCCTGGCGCCCATCAATTATTGTTCCATGCGGTCGATCTGGTACGGGACCCTAGCGGTCACTTTCAAGTGATTGGCGATAGAACCCAAGCGCCCAATGGTGCAGGCTATGCACTGGAAAACCGCACCGTGGTGTCACGGGTTATTCCAAACAGTTTCCGTGATAGCCAGGTACGCAGGCTCGCTGGCTTTTTCTTGTCGTTTAAAAACATGCTGTCGTCGTTAGCCAGCCAATGGACAGACACCCCGCGCATCGTCGTACTGAGCCCTGGCGCGTTAAGCAGCACCTATTTTGAACAAGCCTATCTGGCCAATTATCTAGGTTTTTCACTGGTACAAGGCAGCGATTTAACCGTTCGCAATGGCGCAGTGTGGATGAAATCCCTCAACGGCCTAGCCCGTGTTGATGTCATCTTACGTCGCGTCGATGACGCCTACTGCGATCAAGCGGAACTGAGAGCCGATTCGTTTCTTGGGGTGCCAGGATTATTAGAAGTGGTACGAGCGGGCAACGTGGTATTAGCCAACCCCTTAGGCAGCGGCATTCTAGAAACGCCCGCGCTAATCAAGTTTCTACCCGCCGTCAGCGAATTTTTAATGGGCGAACAACTCGCCCTTCCTTCCGTCGCAACCTGGTGGTGTGGCGACAGCGATGATCTGCAGTACGTCTTGGCGAATCTTAACAATCTGATCATCAAGCCTGCGATTCGCCATCACAACAGCATTTATGGCCATACGCTGACAGAAAAACAAAAGCTCAGCACCCTCGAAAAAATCAAAAAACAACCGCACCTGTATGCCGCACAAAGTTATGTGCCAGGCTCCATGTCACCGATTTGGTTAGAAGGCAAAATGCAGGCCAGACCCAGCATTTTGCGCGCATTCACCGTGTCGAACCCAACCGGTTACACCGTCATGCCCGGCGGGTTGTCTCGCACGGGCGAGTCCGCCCAGGAAACCATCGTCTCGAATATTTCCAACTCAAAAAGCAAAGACACTTGGGTGCTCGCGGCAGAACCTGAAGAACACACGACGTTTATCGAACAGGCGCTGTTGCACGATGAAGCCCTGCAAGCCAATTTGCCGAGTCGAGTCATTGAGAATTTATTCTGGATGGGACGCTATGCCGAACGCGCGGAAATCAGCATGCGATTGCTGCGTACTATCTTCAAGCAAATGAACGGCGTGGACCTTCTGCCCGAAGAAAGCCTGCGGACATTATTGGAAATGGCCTCGACGCAAACTGGCTGCTTGCCCGGTTTTATGAAAGCCGATGACGACATGCTGGCCAACCCAGAAGCCGAATTGGTTGCCATCATTACCGACGGCACCAGAGCCGGTTCAGTCAAAGCCAATCTACAAGCCATGTTAAGCTGCGGTGAACAAGTCAAAGAAATGCTCTCCGCCGATACGCGCATTATTATCAACGAACTGCGTGACCATATCCATGAGCTAGATCGGGCTTACACCAATGGCTTGCCGTCAGCACCAGAAGAGTCTCTCGATAGCCTAGTTACCTCTTTACTGGCGCTGTCTGGTTTGAATCATGAAAGCATGTTGCGTGGGCTGGATTGGACCTTCCAAGAAATTGGCCGCCGTACCGAACGCGCATTACAAACCGCAAAACTACTGCGTTCCGCCTTAACCAAGCCGTTATCTTCTGGGCCCCAGCAGCAGATCCTAGAGTCGGTGTTATTAAGCGTCGAAGCCCTTATCTCCTTTCGCCGCCGCTATCGCAACCGAGCGCGTGTTGCCTATGGCTTAGATCTACTAATGATTGATGGCACCAACCCACGCTCTTTGCTGTATCAGGTAGATCAACTGCGTAAATACATTCAAGAATTACCCAGAAACGAAGCGCCCACGGCGGGCCTTAGTCCTGAGCATAAAATCATTATTAAATCGTTAAACGATATACAACTTGCCGATTTAGAAGAGCTGGCCAAAGTCGATACCGAAACACAACGACGGGTAAAACTTGAACAACTGATGACCGACCTCCTCGCGCAACTCGAGCAATTCACCGTGCTGATTAGTGATAAATATTTTGATCACACCGCTGGCCCCCAGTCATTGACCGATGCCATTAAGGGAACACATTTATGA